Proteins from one Oncorhynchus gorbuscha isolate QuinsamMale2020 ecotype Even-year linkage group LG18, OgorEven_v1.0, whole genome shotgun sequence genomic window:
- the LOC124003728 gene encoding uncharacterized protein LOC124003728 produces the protein MERDNTGVDGTVWVKQPVGKATGRLLTQNDTRVESGPTPYAKDRIDGAYASFHCLCDMEMLQRIRDCTVAEAHRVQGKNKTWDLSVEELEAFIAVLYVRGLHGNRLASLDVYWSCLELDFFRDTMPMDRFTEILRYLRFDTREIRRPRTYSNKFAVVSEVWNAFVRNCIACYKPGLNITVEEQWCLSSGEVIKFALTADVDSKYVLNVIPYVVPYSGEDESQKPENVALKLVEPYLGAGRTVTTDKFCTSLPLANKLIANKTNLVGAVSHCGRELPPVMRNQAQTKLYSTTVLKHDKATLTVYRSNPRKNVCILSTIHPTVTTGNDRTREPETVTFYNSNKVDVNTMTRERTVEVVTGLEKGGSHRWPLAVFFNLLDLAAINAYVLFTQCTAKTVPTTDFIMDLAFELREKHMRANAAPPPPLPPIQDTVCETKTHSKVRRSTRNKAPKSCG, from the exons atggagagagataataCGGGGGTGGACGGCACCGTTTGGGTGAAACAGCCTGTTGGTAAAGCCACGGGTCGATTATTAACACAGAACGACACCAGAGTGGAATCAGGCCCTACACCATATGCAAAAGATAGAATCGACGGTGCCTACGCCAGCTTTCATTGTTTGTGTGACATGGAGATGTTGCAGCGCATCAGGGACTGTACTGTGGCTGAGGCGCACCGGGTGCaaggaaaaaacaaaacatgGGACTTGTCTGTGGAGGAATTGGAAGCATTCATTGCGGTCCTGTATGTCCGTGGGCTACACGGCAATAGACTAGCGTCTTTGGATGTCTACTGGTCATGTTTAGAATTAGATTTCTTTCGAGACACCATGCCAATGGACCGCTTCACAGAAATCTTGCGGTACCTGCGTTTTGACACCAGAGAGATCAGACGCCCCCGGACATATTCGAACAAATTCGCCGTGGTCTCAGAAGTTTGGAACGCGTTTGTACGGAACTGCATTGCATGTTACAAGCCAGGTTTGAACATCACTGTTGAGGAGCAATGGTGCCTTTCAAGTGGAGAGGTCATCAAGTTTGCGTTGACCGCTGACGTAGACAGCAAGTACGTGCTAAATGTCATTCCTTATGTCGTTCCTTATTCGGGGGAAGATGAATCTCAGAAGCCTGAAAatgtggcattgaagcttgtgGAACCTTACCTCGGTGCGGGGAGAACGGTCACTACGGACAAGTTCTGCACATCCCTGCCATTAGCAAATAAGTTGATTGCCAACAAAACCAACTTGGTCGGGGCAGTGAGTCATTGCGGACGAGAGCTGCCTCCGGTGATGCGTAATCAGGCACAGACAAAGCTATACTCCACTACCGTGCTAAAGCATGACAAAGCAACCCTTACGGTTTACAGAAGTAACCCAAGAAAGAACGTCTGTATTCTGAGCACTATACACCCGACTGTCACCACCGGGAACGACCGAACGAGAGAACCGGAGACCGTGACCTTCTATAATAGCAACAAG GTTGATGTAAATACGATGACAAGAGAGCGTACGGTGGAGGTTGTGACAGGGTTGGAGAAAGGAGGTTCACACCGCTGGCCCCTTGCGGTATTCTTCAACCTTCTTGACCTGGCTGCAATCAACGCATATGTTTTGTTCACGCAATGCACCGCTAAGACAGTGCCAACGACAGATTTCATCATGGATCTGGCATTCGAGCTTCGCGAGAAGCACATGAGGGCCAATGCCGCAccgcctcctcccctcccacccatccaggacacAGTCTGTGAAACGAAGACCCACAGCAAGGTGCGCAGATCGACACGGAACAAGGCTCCTAAAAGCTGTGGGTAG
- the LOC124003758 gene encoding uncharacterized protein LOC124003758 has product MPMDRFTEILRYLRFDTREIRRPRTYSNKFAVVSEVWNAFVRNCIACYKPGLNITVEEQWCLSSGEVIKFALTADVDSKYVLNVIPYVVPYSGEDESQKPENVALKLVEPYLGAGRTVTTDKFCTSLPLANKLIANKTNLVGAVSHCGRELPPVMRNQAQTKLYSTTVLKHDKATLTVYRSNPRKNVCILSTIHPTVTTGNDRTREPETVTFYNSNKVDVNTMTRERTVEVVTGLEKGGSHRWPLAVFFNLLDLAAINAYVLFTQCTAKTVPTTDFIMDLAFELREKHMRANAAPPPPLPPIQDTVCETKTHSKVRRSTRNKAPKSCG; this is encoded by the exons ATGCCAATGGACCGCTTCACAGAAATCTTGCGGTACCTGCGTTTTGACACCAGAGAGATCAGACGCCCCCGGACATATTCGAACAAATTCGCCGTGGTCTCAGAAGTTTGGAACGCGTTTGTACGGAACTGCATTGCATGTTACAAGCCAGGTTTGAACATCACTGTTGAGGAGCAATGGTGCCTTTCAAGTGGAGAGGTCATCAAGTTTGCGTTGACCGCTGACGTAGACAGCAAGTACGTGCTAAATGTCATTCCTTATGTCGTTCCTTATTCGGGGGAAGATGAATCTCAGAAGCCTGAAAatgtggcattgaagcttgtgGAACCTTACCTCGGTGCGGGGAGAACGGTCACTACGGACAAGTTCTGCACATCCCTGCCATTAGCAAATAAGTTGATTGCCAACAAAACCAACTTGGTCGGGGCAGTGAGTCATTGCGGACGAGAGCTGCCTCCGGTGATGCGTAATCAGGCACAGACAAAGCTATACTCCACTACCGTGCTAAAGCATGACAAAGCAACCCTTACGGTTTACAGAAGTAACCCAAGAAAGAACGTCTGTATTCTGAGCACTATACACCCGACTGTCACCACCGGGAACGACCGAACGAGAGAACCGGAGACCGTGACCTTCTATAATAGCAACAAG GTTGATGTAAATACGATGACAAGAGAGCGTACGGTGGAGGTTGTGACAGGGTTGGAGAAAGGAGGTTCACACCGCTGGCCCCTTGCGGTATTCTTCAACCTTCTTGACCTGGCTGCAATCAACGCATATGTTTTGTTCACGCAATGCACCGCTAAGACAGTGCCAACGACAGATTTCATCATGGATCTGGCATTCGAGCTTCGCGAGAAGCACATGAGGGCCAATGCCGCAccgcctcctcccctcccacccatccaggacacAGTCTGTGAAACGAAGACCCACAGCAAGGTGCGCAGATCGACACGGAACAAGGCTCCTAAAAGCTGTGGGTAG
- the LOC124003718 gene encoding uncharacterized protein LOC124003718 encodes MAKWEMRMDVLKCLAVLELDDMDSDARGELDEMYQEIYDDKYGIFSVDSDSDSETYGILPRVPVAPQRNQQNSRSCYSQHGRKKAPTLPTVKPSSTEMERDNTGVDGTVWVKQPVGKATGRLLTQNDTRVESGPTPYAKDRIDGAYASFHCLCDMEMLQRIRDCTVAEAHRVQGKNKTWDLSVEELEAFIAVLYVRGLHGNRLASLDVYWSCLELDFFRDTMPMDRFTEILRYLRFDTREIRRPRTYSNKFAVVSEVWNAFVRNCIACYKPGLNITVEEQWCLSSGEVIKFALTADVDSKYVLNVIPYVVPYSGEDESQKPENVALKLVEPYLGAGRTVTTDKFCTSLPLANKLIANKTNLVGAVSHCGRELPPVMRNQAQTKLYSTTVLKHDKATLTVYRSNPRKNVCILSTIHPTVTTGNDRTREPETVTFYNSNKVDVNTMTRERTVEVVTGLEKGGSHRWPLAVFFNLLDLAAINAYVLFTQCTAKTVPTTDFIMDLAFELREKHMRANAAPPPPLPPIQDTVCETKTHSKVRRSTRNKAPKSCG; translated from the exons ATGGCGAAATGGGAAATGCGAATGGACGTTCTAAAATGTTTGGCGGTGCTTGAGCTGGATGACATGGATTCAGACGCAAGGGGAGAACTTGATGAGATGTATCAAGAGATCTATGATGATAAATATGGCATTTTTTCAGTAGATTCCGATTCTGACAGTGAGACGTATGGGATCCTTCCCAGGGTTCCAGTGGCACCACAACGCAATCAGCAAAACTCCCGCAGTTGCTACAGTCAACATGGGCGCAAAAAAGCCCCTACGTTGCCCACTGTGAAGCCGTCATCaactgagatggagagagataataCGGGGGTGGACGGCACCGTTTGGGTGAAACAGCCTGTTGGTAAAGCCACGGGTCGATTATTAACACAGAACGACACCAGAGTGGAATCAGGCCCTACACCATATGCAAAAGATAGAATCGACGGTGCCTACGCCAGCTTTCATTGTTTGTGTGACATGGAGATGTTGCAGCGCATCAGGGACTGTACTGTGGCTGAGGCGCACCGGGTGCaaggaaaaaacaaaacatgGGACTTGTCTGTGGAGGAATTGGAAGCATTCATTGCGGTCCTGTATGTCCGTGGGCTACACGGCAATAGACTAGCGTCTTTGGATGTCTACTGGTCATGTTTAGAATTAGATTTCTTTCGAGACACCATGCCAATGGACCGCTTCACAGAAATCTTGCGGTACCTGCGTTTTGACACCAGAGAGATCAGACGCCCCCGGACATATTCGAACAAATTCGCCGTGGTCTCAGAAGTTTGGAACGCGTTTGTACGGAACTGCATTGCATGTTACAAGCCAGGTTTGAACATCACTGTTGAGGAGCAATGGTGCCTTTCAAGTGGAGAGGTCATCAAGTTTGCGTTGACCGCTGACGTAGACAGCAAGTACGTGCTAAATGTCATTCCTTATGTCGTTCCTTATTCGGGGGAAGATGAATCTCAGAAGCCTGAAAatgtggcattgaagcttgtgGAACCTTACCTCGGTGCGGGGAGAACGGTCACTACGGACAAGTTCTGCACATCCCTGCCATTAGCAAATAAGTTGATTGCCAACAAAACCAACTTGGTCGGGGCAGTGAGTCATTGCGGACGAGAGCTGCCTCCGGTGATGCGTAATCAGGCACAGACAAAGCTATACTCCACTACCGTGCTAAAGCATGACAAAGCAACCCTTACGGTTTACAGAAGTAACCCAAGAAAGAACGTCTGTATTCTGAGCACTATACACCCGACTGTCACCACCGGGAACGACCGAACGAGAGAACCGGAGACCGTGACCTTCTATAATAGCAACAAG GTTGATGTAAATACGATGACAAGAGAGCGTACGGTGGAGGTTGTGACAGGGTTGGAGAAAGGAGGTTCACACCGCTGGCCCCTTGCGGTATTCTTCAACCTTCTTGACCTGGCTGCAATCAACGCATATGTTTTGTTCACGCAATGCACCGCTAAGACAGTGCCAACGACAGATTTCATCATGGATCTGGCATTCGAGCTTCGCGAGAAGCACATGAGGGCCAATGCCGCAccgcctcctcccctcccacccatccaggacacAGTCTGTGAAACGAAGACCCACAGCAAGGTGCGCAGATCGACACGGAACAAGGCTCCTAAAAGCTGTGGGTAG